Below is a genomic region from Trichoderma asperellum chromosome 2, complete sequence.
GGCGAGGCGGTCGTCGGCGGAGGGGTCTGCGCCGggggctgaagaggaggcggcTGCTGACatggaggaggcggtgggGACTTCGTAGACATCGACTGTGAGATTTGAAAATCGTTGGTCAGTTATGGGGTTGTAATTTTTATGCGATAAGGGGCGGGAAAAAGGGGAGAAAGAGCTTACGTCGATTTTCGTGGAGGAATTGCTCAACCATGGCATCGCGCGCAATGTCCTCGCTGTTGCGGCGGTTGCGCCCTCGGCGATGAGGAGCAGGTTTGGCAGTGTCGGTGTCGACGCGGCGGCGCTTGTCGTTGTTCATTTGGTGGTCGCGAAGGTTCGTTGTGTCGACTTCGACGAGTTTGCCGTGGCGGGTGGGCTGATCTCGCCACTTATCCGCTGGATTCGATGACGATTTCGCATTGTAATTTTGGAGATCCGTGGAAGATAGAGGagggagctgctgctgcgaggatgatgatggtgatgatgatgcgccTTGGGGTGTGTTGGCGGCGTTGCGACTAGCTAAACGGGATTCTATGTATGCATTCCTGAATGATTAGTCTGGCGCtctagaaggaaaaaaaaaggaaaaagacggGGAAAGATGGAGGAAGAATTTGTTTTTGTGTGTCTCGGTgagtgaaagaaaaaaaaaagggggggagccTGGGAGACGTACATGTGTGAGTCGTCCAGGATGGTGAGGAGGCCGGTCTGATGCATGAAGCGGTTCGTGATGCCGCCCACGACGCGATCTTGCGCCGCTGCGACTTCTTTGCCCTGATCTCGTAGGACCAAGGCATGCTCcgagtcttcttcgtcgtgTGCCGACCGTCCTTCTGATCGAAATCCCACGCCTCCCCGACGAGATGCTGCCCGTCGAGCGTTGCGAAGGCGCAGAGCTGCCGCCACGGCGGATTCTTCCGCGGTTTgatcgtcgccgtcgtcgttaTTTACGTCCATATCGGAATCGCCTTCTGCAGGGTTCTGCGCTTCCGCAGCTGTATCGTCTGCATCTCGTCCCGGATCGACATCTTTCGGATTCGACGACACGCCTGGCATCACCGGCGCAGGAGAGATCGCCGTCGTTGCGCCATTGtttccatcatcttcttcttctgctgctgctgtagctcTTTGTCGGTaggcttttctctttttgccggCGCGGAAGCGGATTGGTTCTATGGTTGGGCTGGTTTGCGATGGTTCTGTTTGCATATCATCCATggttgtttgttttgtttggttTGTAGagataagaaaagaagctagGCGGCGAAAGAGGTGACTTCATACTTTGGTTGAGATCCGGCGATTAACCGAGGCTGGTGACGGACTTGGAGCGTCAAGTGAATGATGAAGGCAATTCTATCATGTACAGGATATAAAATCATATTCATTGTGTTGACATGGTAAAAAGAGTAAGATCTTTTCTGAATTTAAATGCTGGATATAATGATCTCATACGAATTACAGGTATATTTCGAGGTTCATGGATTCGTCCAAGGTAATGTCTGGCCAGACTCCCTCTACCCACTTGGCCTCGCTAACATCAACTTCCCAAGGCGTGGGCTTCCGGTATACGAGACTCAATATCCCGCACATTAACTCCCGATATTAATGGATTGCAGCTACTTTACGAGAAAGAAGGCTCATGAGTATGGCGTAACTGGGTGGTGCCGCAACACTATTGATGATACGGTAAGACGGAATTCCTCGCCAAAGGCTCATCCGTAGCTCATGCACTCCTACGCAGGTCGAGGGCGAAGCTCAGGGAGATGACGACATCATGCAAAAGTTCTTCAAGGCCATTGGCCAAGGCCCAAGCCATGCCACAGTCGACAAGGTTGTGACAGAGGACCGTGATGTGGTGGAACGAGATGGTACCTTTGAAGTCCGGCGATAAAATAAGAAGTGCTTTGTAGTAACCCATGCCTTGAAACCCACGCCATGCCTAACAAATATATACAAAATAACCGAATTATACAATTATTTCCAAAGTCTAGAATCCTCTCCCTCGTCTCTTTATTACGGGCTTCCTTACCGCGCCTTGAGTgataatcttcttctcgtctgCATTGTCAACCTTTTTCTTAAGCGACcgctctgcctctgcctgtTTACGCTCTTCATCAAGACGCTTATCCTCTGCCATCTTTGCTtcaatctccatcttgcgGTTGAATTCTGTCTCAGTGATTCGTTTGTCTCGAATTGAGTAGCCCTTCTCTTTGATGGAGTAAAAGACACCGCCGAGGTCTGCCAACCAATGGGGATCAACAGCTGTAACAGTCGAGACGTATACTTTAGATGTGAGGATGAGTTCGTGATATACAATGTAATCTGGCGGATGGCCAGCGTACAAGGCACTCGTAGGATGCAGCTGGACTCCGAGGTTCGTTCGCAGGTTGGTGTACTCGCCAGACCCCTTATACTTGGCGGCTTGGTGGTAATATCCAGAGCAAATACACTTGCGAATGATATCCCAGTCCATGCCACAGCTAATCAAGTTCATCTTTTGCATCTTTACAATGTCCAGAAGCTGTTCCCGGATTTCCTTGGCTCGCCGGAGAGATTTGGAATGAAGAAAATGCTTGATGCACCATCCATCTGAGAATCCGTTGGCTTTCCATGCTGAATAAACCTGGAGATAGGTAAGATGGTCAGATTCATGAACCCAGAATTTCTCTCGTTGTGCATCGGCCTCGTCTTGTCGCTCCTTTGGCCTATAAAACACGTTTGGAACCGATAGCATGGACACAATCGTAATCATCTCCTCGCTGCAGCCGTACTCTTCCGCAGTAATCAGTAGCTTGGCCAAAGAAGGGTCCATAGGAAATGCGCTCATCTTGCGTCCAAGCTCCGTCAATTCTCCCAAGTTATCTAGAGCTCCTAGAGCCCATAGATCGAACATGGAGGTGGAAATGGTATCCTGCGGAGGTGGATCCATAAAGTCAAAGTCCAGCAAGTCTTTGACACCGAGCGAtttcagcatcagcaccgtATTGGCCAAATTGGTCCGCTGGATTTCAGGAATGGTCTGAATGTACAGCTCTTCCTTGAATGCCTTTTCTGTGTAGAGTCGAAATGCTTTTCCTGGTCCAGTACGACCGGCACGACCGGAACGCTGACCTGCATTGGCCTGGGAAATTGGTGTGATTTGAAGCGTGTCCATGCCCATCTTCGGATTGTACACTTTCATTTTCGAGTAACCCGCATCAACCACATATTTGATACCGTCCACAGTCAAACTCGTCTCGGCAATGTTTGTGGCAACGATGCATTTGCGAACTCCTGGAGCTGCCCTGTCGAAAATCTTGGCTTGTAGATCTGCTGGCATTTGGCTGTAAATCGGTAGTATGCTCAACTTTGGAGGGTCGTTTAGGGCGTCTAAGCGCTTCTGTACCAGCTCGCAAGTGATTTCAATATCTTCCTGACCTGTCATGAAAACGAGAATATCACCAGCGTCCATGGACACGTGGATAGCCAACACCTGCTGAACTGCCTGATCAACATAGTCCTCGACGGGAGATCGATGAAACATGACATCGACAGGGAAAGTTCGTCCTGGGATCGTAAACTCAGGGGCACCACCAAAGAAGTCGGAAAATTTCTTTGCGTTCATTGTTGCAGATGTGACAATGAGCTTCAAATCACGCCGCCTTTGCAATATCTTCTTGAATAGTCCCATCAAGATGTCCGTATTTAGCGCTCGCTCGTGCGCTTCATCCATGATGATGCAAGAATACCTATCCAAATCGGGTTCGTTGAGCGACTCACGAAGGAGAATTCCGTCTGTCAAGTACTTGATGACGGTGTCATTGCTGGTACAGTCCTCGAATCGAATTGCGTATCCAACGGTGCTTCCCAGTTTGAcctccatctcttcagcCACACGCTTGGCAACACTCATGGCAGCGACACGACGTGGTTGTGTGCACCCGATCATTCCAGTCTTCCCGTAGCCGTCCTCATATAGGAACTGGGTGAGCTGTGTTGTTTTCCCCGATCCTGTCTCGCCGATGACAATAATCACCTGATTTTCACGTATCACTCGGAGAAGCTCTTCGCGGACCGCAAACGCAGGCAGGAATTCTCGTTGTTCGCGCAATGACTTGCTCTTGCTGAAATCGCTGGCCCCTTCTGCGTTTTTGATGTGTTCACTGAATTTGTTCCCCTTACGTTCAGTTTTTTCCATATCCTCCTCAGCAGCTATTGGCAGAGCGctatctccatcttcttctttagctcCCATGATATTTCCGAGAGCTGTGCCGGTAATGCTTGTTGCTTCATGCGCCTGTTTCTGCCGCTCTCTCTGCTGGCGAGATTCTTTGACTACCCTGCTCCCCTTCCGACTGAAGACAGCCATGTCGCTTTGGTAGTCCCTAACGGCTGGAACGGGCTCAAGTTGTTTGGTGAAAATCGTCTTTCCGTCCAAGAATGGCGGCCGTAAATCGTGAACAAGTAGATGAACTCGTGTCGtttcctcgtcgtcaaagTCGGCGGCTAGATCTCGTCGCTGTGCTACGCCAGATACAAGCATACGGTTCGTCTCCCAGGCATcgttttctctccttctctgttCCTGTCGGGCGTCATATCGGCTGGTCatcttctcggccttggccgACTCCTGTTGTTGACTCTCCCATGCCGAAAGGTCATAAGACGCGAAGGGATTATAGGACTCATCGCCGAATGTATGACCTCCAAATTCGTCGCCACCGTACCAATCGCGATCCAGCGCTAAAGAATCCTCATCTGTTGGTTGCGGCTGGTTGGAATCTCGAGGAGGCGTCGGGGCATATCGAGACTGGCCGCGCGGTGTAGAGCTTCGGGATCCATCTTGGTACCTCCCCTTGGATCTGGAGAACTCGAGCTTCCTCCTTTTGGGATTAAACCCATCGTATTCTGCCTCTGACACCATAATTCGAATATGCCGATTCTTGCAAAATACGGCTGCGAGGCGGTGATGCGCCAAGTAGCTACGCGACTTGCGAAATGATGGTTAGATCATTAAGGCGAAGTTTCCCCGAATGCGCTGGGGAGCTACTGAAGAAGCTTATCGATAAACCCCACCATGGAAATTTTTGGGCAAAAAAGTTTAGAAAAGGTTCATGCAGAGATTCAGTCCCCAGTTACACTGCAAAAGACTTCAAGATACCCCAGACATTCGCAAAATGTCTTCTATGATAACTGCTGCCCAGTGGGTGCCTCGCGGCTTTGCGGCGCAATTCCCCCAAGTTTACAAGCTTGACGAGTCCGAATTCGATAGAATAGCTGCATTGgccaagctgcagcttgaCGATGCAGAGGAGGACTTGAAGGAAGCGCAAGAGGAAGGCGAAGATGCAGAGGAAGGGGATGCAAACAACGACGAGGAAATGGGAGgagaagataaagaaaacaaggctgAAGCTACAGCCAAGTATGTATACTTGGGCATTGGTTAAATAGTACGGCCCTTTTTTGCTGACAACTTAACTCAGgttcgatgatgatgatctgAAAGAGTACGACCTAGAACAttacgacgatgacgatgacgacgacaatgCGCCCGCTGCCAACGGAAGCATGGGCATGTTTGGAAATGTCAAATCGCTGGCATATTATGAATCGAACAAGGAAGACCCTTACATCACATTacaagatgacgaggaggacgaggaaagGGAGGATCTCCAGGTCCTGGCAACTGACAACCTGATTCTGTCTGCAAAGGTTGAAGACGAATTGGCGCATCTGGAGGTCTACGTCTACGAGGATGAAAGCGACAACCTCTACGTCCACCACGACATTATGCTGCCGGCAATCCCTCTCTGTGTAGAGTGGCTAGACATCCCCGTCAGTAACTCGGGAAACGCACCCAGAGATGGCAAGGGCAACTTTGTCGCCGTTGGCACCATGGACCCGGATATTGAGATTTGGGACCTTGACACGGTCGATTGCATGTATCCAAATGCCATCCTCGGCCAGGGCGCAAACCCCGAGtctggcgagaagaagaagaaaaagaagaagaaggccaaggcaaATGACGAGTACCACGTGGATG
It encodes:
- a CDS encoding uncharacterized protein (EggNog:ENOG41) — encoded protein: MDDMQTEPSQTSPTIEPIRFRAGKKRKAYRQRATAAAEEEDDGNNGATTAISPAPVMPGVSSNPKDVDPGRDADDTAAEAQNPAEGDSDMDVNNDDGDDQTAEESAVAAALRLRNARRAASRRGGVGFRSEGRSAHDEEDSEHALVLRDQGKEVAAAQDRVVGGITNRFMHQTGLLTILDDSHMNAYIESRLASRNAANTPQGASSSPSSSSQQQLPPLSSTDLQNYNAKSSSNPADKWRDQPTRHGKLVEVDTTNLRDHQMNNDKRRRVDTDTAKPAPHRRGRNRRNSEDIARDAMVEQFLHENRLDVYEVPTASSMSAAASSSAPGADPSADDRLAEQFRQQYYDEMALRRKRKRPAATQQQKQQQQSADVLKGPKLGGSRNQRAAVRNILLQQEKDKKGK
- a CDS encoding uncharacterized protein (antiSMASH:Cluster_2.4), producing the protein MVSEAEYDGFNPKRRKLEFSRSKGRYQDGSRSSTPRGQSRYAPTPPRDSNQPQPTDEDSLALDRDWYGGDEFGGHTFGDESYNPFASYDLSAWESQQQESAKAEKMTSRYDARQEQRRRENDAWETNRMLVSGVAQRRDLAADFDDEETTRVHLLVHDLRPPFLDGKTIFTKQLEPVPAVRDYQSDMAVFSRKGSRVVKESRQQRERQKQAHEATSITGTALGNIMGAKEEDGDSALPIAAEEDMEKTERKGNKFSEHIKNAEGASDFSKSKSLREQREFLPAFAVREELLRVIRENQVIIVIGETGSGKTTQLTQFLYEDGYGKTGMIGCTQPRRVAAMSVAKRVAEEMEVKLGSTVGYAIRFEDCTSNDTVIKYLTDGILLRESLNEPDLDRYSCIIMDEAHERALNTDILMGLFKKILQRRRDLKLIVTSATMNAKKFSDFFGGAPEFTIPGRTFPVDVMFHRSPVEDYVDQAVQQVLAIHVSMDAGDILVFMTGQEDIEITCELVQKRLDALNDPPKLSILPIYSQMPADLQAKIFDRAAPGVRKCIVATNIAETSLTVDGIKYVVDAGYSKMKVYNPKMGMDTLQITPISQANAGQRSGRAGRTGPGKAFRLYTEKAFKEELYIQTIPEIQRTNLANTVLMLKSLGVKDLLDFDFMDPPPQDTISTSMFDLWALGALDNLGELTELGRKMSAFPMDPSLAKLLITAEEYGCSEEMITIVSMLSVPNVFYRPKERQDEADAQREKFWVHESDHLTYLQVYSAWKANGFSDGWCIKHFLHSKSLRRAKEIREQLLDIVKMQKMNLISCGMDWDIIRKCICSGYYHQAAKYKGSGEYTNLRTNLGVQLHPTSALYAGHPPDYIVYHELILTSKVYVSTVTAVDPHWLADLGGVFYSIKEKGYSIRDKRITETEFNRKMEIEAKMAEDKRLDEERKQAEAERSLKKKVDNADEKKIITQGAVRKPVIKRRGRGF
- a CDS encoding uncharacterized protein (antiSMASH:Cluster_2.4~BUSCO:EOG092D17F4~SMCOG1173:WD-40 repeat-containing protein), translating into MSSMITAAQWVPRGFAAQFPQVYKLDESEFDRIAALAKLQLDDAEEDLKEAQEEGEDAEEGDANNDEEMGGEDKENKAEATAKFDDDDLKEYDLEHYDDDDDDDNAPAANGSMGMFGNVKSLAYYESNKEDPYITLQDDEEDEEREDLQVLATDNLILSAKVEDELAHLEVYVYEDESDNLYVHHDIMLPAIPLCVEWLDIPVSNSGNAPRDGKGNFVAVGTMDPDIEIWDLDTVDCMYPNAILGQGANPESGEKKKKKKKKAKANDEYHVDAVLSLAANRQHRNLLASASADKTIKLWDLNTTKCAKSYSYHTDKVCSLAWHTAEPTVLLSGSYDRTVVAADMRAPDAKVPRWGVESDVENIRWDPHDQNYFYVSTENGVIHYHDIRNAPSTPEATKAVWTLQAHDESVSSFDINSVIPGFMATGSTDKTVKLWNIQATGPSLVVSRNLDVGKVFATSFAPDPEVAFRLAVAGSSGSMHVWDTSTNPGVRSAFGQRVPALKEGVSEDRLVGVMNDESSSSEDEGEGENNEEGGDSMDED